In one window of Amblyomma americanum isolate KBUSLIRL-KWMA chromosome 9, ASM5285725v1, whole genome shotgun sequence DNA:
- the LOC144103735 gene encoding uncharacterized protein LOC144103735 translates to MPEHRNLSVWRATHVLIYVCSIGTSLGALLSYRNMNSSLETTMGKCMLYTHPWVELNVKTGNCRIDLARTEWGGDGLCNFVLFALLASFVYGIISVWFFIMCAPSRSVPEDDSIVHVWKIVPPATALSTLLALLTFIMAWLVTSGVNTFFHELEARVQRNCTTRAGGPAAWENDSVATLYNERLTTQIFVWLIVLCWTMATCALVCRCMTAADFGTNGEQSSTHPGGEMVTYIGGLVSSLYRGGGREPAANPEPPAPRPRLAQELRPTM, encoded by the exons ATGCCCGAGCACCGGAACCTGAGCGTGTGGCGGGCCACGCACGTGCTCATCTACGTCTGCTCGATCGGCACGTCGCTGGGCGCGCTGCTCAGCTACCGCAACATGAACTCGAGCCTGGAGACGACCATGGGCAAGTGCATGCTCTACACGCATCCCTGGGTCGAGCTGAACGTCAAGACGGGCAACTGTCGCATCGACCTGGCGCGCACCGAGTGGGGCGGCGACGGGCTGTGCAACTTCGTGCTCTTCGCCCTGCTCGCCTCGTTCGTGTACGGCATCATCTCCGTCTGGTTCTTCATCATGTGCGCGCCCAGCCGGAGCGTGCCAGAGGACGACAG TATCGTGCACGTGTGGAAGATCGTCCCACCAGCCACGGCGCTGAGCACGCTGCTCGCGTTGCTCACCTTCATCATGGCCTGGCTGGTGACCAGCGGCGTCAACACCTTCTTCCACGAGCTAGAAGCTCGCGTCCAGAGGAA CTGCACGACCCGAGCCGGCGGACCCGCGGCTTGGGAGAACGACAGCGTGGCCACGCTGTACAACGAGAGGCTCACCACGCAG ATCTTCGTGTGGCTCATCGTGCTGTGCTGGACCATGGCGACGTGTGCGCTGGTGTGCCGCTGCATGACGGCCGCCGACTTTGGCACGAATGGCGAG CAAAGTTCGACGCACCCTGGCGGTGAGATGGTGACATACATCGGCGGCCTGGTGTCGTCGCTCTACCGGGGTGGAGGCAGGGAGCCCGCCGCCAATCCAGAGCCACCGGCCCCCAGGCCGCGCCTCGCTCAAGAGCTGCGTCCCACTATGTGA